The Daucus carota subsp. sativus chromosome 9, DH1 v3.0, whole genome shotgun sequence genome window below encodes:
- the LOC108201034 gene encoding pectinesterase, which produces MDNLKMQTQMVTLSTLLVSISIVLLLPRVFSSPDVIGDIYWWCNQTPYPEQCKYHMNYIPKLTSVIQRQQFLTRAEQAALQEVNSALQFIKSLEPKVISNAERSAWTNCLIFYDLTIYRLNKTLDTTIKSTADDIQTWLSAAATNMRTCNDGFLDLDMTDNIYPLVISNNATQLISNCLAVNFAITQHIEDIKQDALILNISRKDEPFRISADCVVAQDGSGNYRTITEALAASDRRTHMHFVIHVKQGIYKEIVNVTQSDIVLIGDGIDKTVITGNRKLPDEVTGDGFKAFLITFENTAGVEAGQAVAMASYSDRSVFYYCAFKGYQDTLYANSNRQFYKKCLIYGTVDFIFGNAGAVFQDCTIYARKPKIQGGLVVTAQGRASPHENTGITIHRCSFMRAPELRPFPQYKAFLGRPWRDFSRTVYLRSSIGDLVDPAGWMAWVGAPQSRYYKLDYGEFQNYGAGASTYGRVKWRGYHVINDLRTAEAYDVTNLINGNLWLPATAVPFDADV; this is translated from the exons ATGGATAACCTAAAAATGCAGACTCAAATGGTTACTCTATCAACACTATTGGTGTCGATATCCATTGTTTTACTATTACCTCGTGTTTTTTCGAGCCCAGACGTCATTGGTGACATATACTGGTGGTGCAATCAGACTCCATATCCTGAACAATGCAAATACCACATGAATTACATTCCGAAACTCACTTCAGTGATTCAAAGACAACAGTTCTTAACAAGAGCCGAGCAAGCAGCCTTACAAGAGGTCAATTCTGCACTGCAATTCATCAAATCACTTGAGCCGAAGGTCATCAGCAATGCGGAAAGATCTGCATGGACAaactgtttaatattttatgatcTCACAATTTATAGGCTCAACAAAACTCTTGATACAACTATAAAAAGTACAGCTGATGATATCCAAACATGGCTAAGTGCTGCTGCAACAAATATGCGTACATGCAATGACGGATTCTTAGATCTAGACATGACTGATAACATCTACCCTCTTGTAATCTCAAACAATGCGACGCAGCTAATAAGCAACTGTTTGGCTGTCAACTTTGCTATTACACAACACATTGAAGACATCAAACAGGATGCCTTGATTTTGAATATTTCAAGAAAAGATGAGCCCTTCAGGATCAGTGCGGATTGCGTGGTAGCTCAAGATGGCTCCGGAAATTACAGAACCATTACTGAAGCTCTAGCAGCTTCAGATCGACGAACACACATGCATTTTGTCATTCATGTAAAACAAGGGATCTACAAGGAAATTGTTAATGTCACACAAAGTGACATTGTGCTGATTGGTGATGGTATAGACAAGACCGTTATTACTGGGAATAGGAAGTTGCCGGATG aGGTCACTGGTGATGGATTCAAGGCATTTTTAATAACCTTTGAGAACACAGCTGGTGTAGAAGCAGGTCAGGCTGTGGCAATGGCATCCTACTCCGATCGTTCTGTCTTCTACTACTGTGCTTTCAAAGGCTACCAAGACACTCTTTATGCCAATTCCAACCGCCAATTCTACAAAAAATGCCTAATCTATGGCACCGTCGACTTCATATTCGGAAATGCTGGTGCAGTCTTTCAGGACTGCACAATCTATGCCCGAAAGCCCAAAATCCAAGGAGGCCTTGTAGTCACTGCCCAAGGCCGAGCGAGTCCACACGAGAACACTGGAATTACAATACACAGATGCAGTTTCATGAGAGCTCCAGAACTCAGACCCTTTCCGCAGTACAAAGCTTTTTTGGGGAGGCCATGGAGAGACTTTTCTCGTACTGTGTATCTGCGTTCTTCAATTGGTGATTTGGTGGACCCTGCAGGGTGGATGGCATGGGTGGGAGCGCCTCAGAGTAGATATTATAAATTGGATTACGGGGAGTTTCAAAATTATGGAGCTGGTGCATCAACTTACGGGCGAGTTAAATGGCGTGGTTATCATGTTATAAATGATCTTCGAACAGCTGAAGCTTACGATGTTACTAATTTGATTAACGGTAATTTATGGCTTCCGGCCACTGCAGTGCCGTTT
- the LOC108201035 gene encoding pectinesterase, giving the protein MAQQTALMVVSSSLRFADSLVSRVQHDGTEKSAWRTCLFFYSQAAFRLNRSLDSSLGSTADDVQTWLSAAASNIRACHGGFFDVNVTSDIFPLVMLNNVTELISNCLAVNFGFLRQEGIRREGVIKKFSERELLAEKLLLGKTRLHAFGKAAFEFLPETQSQTDKVLKKDGALMKRADCVVAQDGSGNFRTIREALQAAGRRTRRISDFVIRVKQGVYSEIVEVRQSNIVLIGDGVGKTVVTGNRRVADGFTLYESATFKVSGDGFKAVGMTFENTAGVAAGQAVAMASTADRSVFYRCSFKGYQDTLLAQSNRQFYKNCQIYGTVDFIFGNAAAVFQDCTIHLRKPQPGGGLVVTAQDRNGPHENTGFTIHRGRVMAAPDLAPFPQIKAFLGRPWGDFSRTVYLRSTLDTLVDPAGWLAWGGAPPRRCDTLDYGEFENHGTGASTHRRVKWRGYRVIRDRRTAEAYDVDRLINGKVWLPGTGVPFDADF; this is encoded by the exons ATGGCTCAACAGACGGCCTTGATGGTGGTCAGTTCCTCACTCCGATTCGCGGATTCATTAGTGTCGAGAGTCCAACACGATGGTACTGAAAAATCTGCGTGGAGAACCTGCTTGTTTTTTTACAGTCAAGCGGCTTTTCGGCTCAATAGAAGCTTAGATTCTTCCTTAGGAAGTACAGCTGATGATGTCCAGACATGGCTGAGTGCTGCTGCATCGAATATACGTGCATGCCACGGTGGATTTTTCGATGTTAACGTGACTAGTGATATCTTCCCTCTGGTAATGTTGAACAATGTTACAGAATTGATAAGTAATTGTTTGGCTGTCAACTTCGGTTTTCTGCGACAAGAAGGAATCAGACGTGAAGGCGTGATTAAG aaattttcTGAAAGggagcttttagctgaaaagctgcttttaggaAAAACACGTCTTCATGCTTTTGGAAAAGCTGCTTTTGAGTTTTTGCCGGAAACT CAATCTCAGACAGACAAGGTTTTGAAAAAAGATGGGGCGCTTATGAAACGTGCAGATTGTGTAGTGGCTCAAGATGGCTCTGGAAATTTCAGGACTATTAGGGAAGCTCTGCAGGCTGCAGGTCGAAGAACACGCAGGATTTCGGACTTCGTTATTCGTGTGAAACAAGGTGTTTATTCAGAAATCGTTGAGGTTCGACAAAGTAACATTGTGTTGATTGGTGATGGTGTAGGCAAAACTGTTGTTACTGGGAACCGAAGGGTGGCGGATGGATTCACCCTCTACGAGAGTGCAACTTTCA AGGTCTCCGGTGACGGATTTAAGGCCGTCGGAATGACATTCGAGAACACGGCCGGTGTAGCAGCAGGCCAAGCGGTGGCAATGGCATCCACAGCTGACCGTTCCGTCTTCTACCGCTGCTCTTTCAAAGGCTACCAAGACACACTCCTCGCTCAATCCAATCGCCAATTCTACAAAAACTGCCAAATCTACGGCACAGTGGACTTCATATTCGGCAACGCCGCTGCAGTCTTCCAGGACTGCACAATCCACCTCCGAAAGCCCCAACCAGGCGGCGGCCTCGTCGTCACGGCCCAAGACCGAAACGGTCCGCACGAGAACACGGGCTTCACAATCCACCGAGGCAGAGTCATGGCAGCTCCAGATCTCGCACCATTTCCCCAAATCAAGGCCTTTTTGGGGAGACCATGGGGGGACTTCTCACGCACAGTGTACCTGCGTTCGACACTCGACACTCTGGTTGACCCCGCGGGGTGGTTGGCGTGGGGAGGAGCGCCTCCGAGAAGATGTGATACGTTAGATTACGGGGAGTTTGAGAATCATGGAACTGGTGCATCGACTCATAGGAGAGTTAAATGGCGGGGTTATCGTGTTATACGTGATCGTCGGACCGCGGAAGCTTACGACGTTGATAGATTGATTAATGGTAAGGTGTGGCTTCCAGGCACCGGAGTGCCGTTTGATGCAGATTTTTGA